A genomic stretch from Hypanus sabinus isolate sHypSab1 chromosome 24 unlocalized genomic scaffold, sHypSab1.hap1 SUPER_24_unloc_24, whole genome shotgun sequence includes:
- the LOC132385496 gene encoding urotensin-2 receptor-like → MGSMLGPNLSCFWCRGRLSLPEGLWSTWAPPDTDSDSPWVQRQNRTSGPHSNSSPISSWAPGLEVWDWEWEEEEEGHSRGWSPSWLTGALLWLACGVGLAGNLYALGLGCCRGDRGSRLRLHLRSLAASDLLYLCTAPFAGYGAWSRDWAFGETGCRLLLGLDICTMHASAFTLVLMSAQRYRAISRPLRGPLSPSGSSSTAAALLAAWMTALALSLPVATAVRVEEGDSEGGGRRLCAPGWSQQESRGYLTLLFITSSLVPGLLIAGLYAGLARAYCRARRRWRRQAWPARGAGRRPLLLTLAVVLSHWLCFLPFWLWQLAPLYLEGAALPFPAQGLVNDLLSVLTYANSCLDPFLYTLLTQQHRRAERPQAKGGGRVVRLRQGQAGGDGGGGGQAGDSGQGEGDHAGGGNSDSRRESKPTDGPNVTE, encoded by the coding sequence ATGGGCTCCATGCTGGGGCCCAACCTGAGCTGTTTCTGGTGCAGGGGTCGGCTGTCGCTGCCCGAGGGTCTTTGGAGCACCTGGGCCCCCCCGGATACTGACAGCGACTCCCCGTGGGTCCAGCGACAGAACAGGACCTCAGGACCCCACTCCAACAGCAGTCCGATCTCCTCCTGGGCCCCGGGACTGGAGGTTTGGGATTGggagtgggaggaggaggaggagggccaCTCGAGAGGGTGGTCACCCTCCTGGCTGACAGGGGCTCTGCTTTGGCTGGCCTGTGGGGTGGGTCTGGCCGGAAACTTGTACGCCCTGGGCCTCGGCTGCTGCCGAGGAGACCGGGGCAGCCGTCTGCGTCTGCACCTCCGCAGCCTGGCTGCCTCCGACCTGCTGTACCTGTGTACGGCCCCGTTCGCTGGCTACGGCGCCTGGTCGCGGGACTGGGCCTTCGGAGAGACCGGCTGCCGCCTGCTGCTCGGCCTCGACATCTGCACCATGCACGCCAGCGCCTTCACCCTGGTGCTGATGAGCGCCCAGCGATACCGGGCCATCTCGAGGCCGCTGCGGggtcccctctccccctcgggcTCCTCCTCCACTGCCGCTGCCTTGCTGGCGGCCTGGATGACAGCCTTGGCCCTGTCGTTGCCCGTGGCGACGGCAGTGAGAGTCGAGGAGGGGGACAGTGAAGGTGGCGGCCGAAGACTGTGCGCTCCGGGCTGGAGTCAGCAGGAGAGTCGGGGTTACCTCACGCTGCTCTTCATCACCAGCAGCTTGGTGCCCGGGCTGCTGATCGCCGGCCTGTACGCAGGCCTGGCGCGGGCCTACTGCCGGGCGCGGCGGAGGTGGCGGCGGCAGGCCTGGCCGGCGAGGGGAGCGGGCCGGCGGCCTCTGCTGCTGACGCTGGCCGTCGTGCTCAGTCACTGGCTCTGCTTCCTGCCTTTCTGGCTGTGGCAGCTGGCCCCACTCTACCTGGAGGGTGCTGCCCTGCCCTTCCCCGCCCAGGGCCTGGTCAACGATCTACTCTCTGTTCTGACCTATGCCAACAGCTGCCTCGATCCCTTCCTCTACACCCTGCTCACCCAGCAACACCGCAGGGCCGAGCGACCGCAGGCCAAGGGGGGTGGCAGGGTTGTCAGGCTCCGCCAGGGGCAGGCCGGAGGAGACGGAGGAGGTGGTGGACAAGCAGGAGATTCTGGACAAGGTGAGGGAGACCATGCAGGAGGAGGGAATAGTgacagcaggagggagagcaAGCCAACTGATGGGCCGAACGTCACTGAG